From Triticum urartu cultivar G1812 chromosome 2, Tu2.1, whole genome shotgun sequence, a single genomic window includes:
- the LOC125541316 gene encoding homeobox-leucine zipper protein HOX14-like — MDKQQVFGSSYVDMPFFAANGAATAQGESRPRARRRRRRAARCGGGDGDGGDMDGGGDPKKRRLTDEQVHGLELSFREERKLETGRKVHLAAELGLDPKQVAVWFQNRRARHKSKLMEEEFSKLKHAHDAAILHKCHLENELLRLKERLGATEEEVRRLRSAAGSHGASGNGGDAADAVGACDGSPSSSFSTGTCQQHPGFSGAGQLGPDDELMMCVPEYGGYADSSVVEWFSLYGLI; from the exons ATGGACAAGCAGCAGGTCTTTGGTTCCTCCTACGTGGACATGCCTTTCTTCGCGGCCAATG GTGCAGCCACGGCACAGGGGGAGAGCCGGCCGAGGGCGCGGCGCAGGaggcggagggcggcgaggtgcggcggAGGGGACGGTGACGGCGGGGACATGGACGGAGGAGGGGATCCCAAGAAGCGGCGGCTGACCGACGAGCAGGTGCACGGTCTGGAGCTGAGCTTCCGGGAGGAGCGCAAGCTGGAGACCGGCCGAAAGGTTCATCTCGCTGCCGAGCTCGGGCTCGATCCCAAGCAAGTCGCCGTGTGGTTCCAGAACCGACGGGCGCGACACAAGAGCAAGCTTATGGAGGAGGAGTTCTCCAAGCTCAAGCACGCCCACGACGCGGCCATCCTCCACAAATGCCATCTCGAGAACGAG TTGCTGAGGCTGAAGGAGAGGCTGGGAGCGACCGAGGAGGAGGTGCGGCGCCTCAGGTCGGCAGCTGGGAGCCACGGAGCATCCGGCAACGGCGGAGACGCCGCTGACGCCGTTGGCGCGTGCGACGGGAGCCCGAGCTCGTCCTTCTCGACGGGAACCTGCCAGCAGCATCCGGGTTTCAGCGGCGCAGGCCAGCTGGGGCCGGACGATGAGCTGATGATGTGCGTCCCCGAGTATGGTGGCTACGCCGATAGCAGCGTGGTCGAGTGGTTTAGCCTCTATGGGCTAATTTGA